The proteins below come from a single Caulobacter segnis ATCC 21756 genomic window:
- a CDS encoding PepSY domain-containing protein → MKTIRVILVAAALAAALPGAASAQRRGPDSLGADWRAQQDEARGGVQSGRLVPLSRVIEMIARRVPGRVLDAGLEGRNYRVRWATADGRRIDFIVDAETGQILSGG, encoded by the coding sequence ATGAAAACGATCCGCGTCATCCTCGTCGCCGCCGCGCTGGCCGCCGCCCTTCCGGGCGCGGCCTCGGCGCAGCGTCGCGGTCCTGACTCGCTGGGCGCCGACTGGCGCGCGCAGCAGGACGAGGCGCGTGGCGGCGTGCAGTCGGGCCGGCTGGTGCCGCTGTCGCGGGTGATCGAGATGATCGCGCGCCGCGTGCCGGGCCGCGTGCTGGACGCCGGCCTCGAGGGCCGCAACTACCGCGTTCGCTGGGCCACGGCGGACGGGCGTCGTATCGACTTCATCGTCGACGCCGAGACCGGCCAGATCCTGAGCGGGGGCTGA
- a CDS encoding M56 family metallopeptidase, with translation MIELFALALIRAQVAAAAAVLLIIVLRPFARQLFGPRRAYGLWIIAPAAAAAAFFPSLAETMDLGAPARPLGAWAPKLVMLWLMGCLIATAILVLREHLFRRKVRQGVAGPAVMGALWPRIVLPSDFAQRFDAREREMIQLHERTHINRGDPIANLAIAVFGVLGWCSPAVAIAQRLVRIDQELACDATVVALRSNIRADYAKALMKAQMSVSTSPLACGWATHPLILRVSLLNRREPSLTRDVTGFLTMTFLAIAAMAIVWSVAPRGPDYGDLTPSYAPQMDPYTGAITWVAEPR, from the coding sequence ATGATCGAGCTCTTCGCCCTAGCCCTGATCCGCGCCCAGGTGGCGGCCGCCGCGGCGGTGCTGCTGATCATCGTCTTGCGGCCGTTCGCGCGCCAACTGTTCGGACCGCGCCGGGCCTACGGCCTGTGGATCATCGCGCCTGCCGCCGCCGCAGCGGCCTTCTTCCCCAGCCTGGCCGAGACCATGGACCTGGGCGCGCCGGCCCGGCCCCTCGGCGCCTGGGCGCCCAAGCTGGTGATGCTGTGGCTGATGGGCTGCCTGATCGCCACGGCCATCCTGGTTCTGCGCGAGCATCTGTTCCGCCGCAAGGTTCGCCAGGGCGTCGCCGGTCCCGCCGTCATGGGCGCGCTGTGGCCGCGGATCGTCCTGCCCTCGGACTTCGCCCAGCGGTTCGACGCCCGCGAGCGCGAGATGATCCAGCTGCACGAGCGCACCCACATCAATCGCGGCGACCCGATCGCCAACCTGGCCATCGCCGTGTTCGGCGTGCTGGGCTGGTGCAGCCCGGCGGTCGCCATCGCCCAGCGCCTGGTCCGTATCGATCAGGAGCTGGCCTGCGACGCCACGGTCGTGGCCCTGCGCTCGAATATCCGCGCCGACTACGCCAAGGCGCTGATGAAGGCGCAGATGAGCGTCTCCACCTCGCCTCTGGCCTGTGGCTGGGCCACCCATCCGCTGATCCTGCGGGTGTCGCTGCTGAACCGTCGCGAGCCCAGCCTGACGCGTGACGTGACCGGCTTTCTGACGATGACCTTCCTGGCGATCGCGGCCATGGCCATCGTCTGGAGCGTCGCCCCGCGCGGTCCCGACTATGGCGACCTGACCCCCAGCTACGCGCCGCAGATGGACCCCTACACCGGCGCGATCACCTGGGTGGCGGAGCCGCGATAG
- the ccmI gene encoding c-type cytochrome biogenesis protein CcmI: MIAFWIAATGLSAVTAGLVLRGAARARPVDDAQARLEPHRRRLAEVERLAMDGLLAQDELKAARAEAGRGLLAAADQAETWERGGVAVRKAVVAIAGAACVAGVGLYVWLGQPELSDQPYLKRVAEWKAADPATLQPAQIAAVLEGVAAERPNDAEPLVFLAKARAASGDMAGAEQALRRAVDRAPNRADIWSLLGETFVIEAKGDIGADAKLAFNRALKADPKDLRARYYLGRARIAEGDVAGGVGDWRALLNSLAADDPARTALGREIAEVEAAGGLPAPEPAAAQNPQVQGMIAGMVEGLAARLAQSPDDPDGWVRLVRAYAVLGETAKRDAALATATARFKDQPKVLAALRQAADTPPQKTAQ; encoded by the coding sequence ATGATCGCATTCTGGATCGCCGCGACGGGCCTGTCGGCCGTGACCGCGGGGCTGGTGCTGCGCGGGGCCGCGCGCGCTCGGCCCGTCGACGACGCGCAGGCGCGTCTGGAGCCGCACCGCCGCCGTCTGGCCGAGGTCGAGCGCTTGGCCATGGATGGCCTCCTGGCCCAGGACGAGCTGAAGGCCGCCCGCGCCGAGGCCGGGCGGGGCCTGCTGGCCGCCGCCGACCAGGCCGAGACCTGGGAGCGTGGGGGCGTGGCCGTTCGCAAGGCGGTGGTCGCCATCGCCGGCGCGGCCTGCGTCGCGGGCGTCGGCCTCTATGTCTGGCTTGGCCAGCCCGAGCTTTCCGACCAGCCCTATCTGAAGCGCGTCGCCGAATGGAAGGCCGCCGATCCGGCGACCCTGCAGCCGGCCCAGATCGCCGCCGTGCTGGAAGGGGTCGCGGCCGAGCGTCCCAATGACGCCGAGCCGTTGGTGTTCCTGGCCAAGGCCCGGGCCGCCTCCGGCGACATGGCCGGGGCCGAGCAGGCCCTGCGCCGCGCCGTGGATCGCGCCCCGAACCGCGCCGACATCTGGAGCCTCCTGGGCGAGACCTTCGTCATCGAAGCGAAGGGCGACATCGGCGCCGACGCCAAGCTGGCCTTCAATCGCGCGCTGAAAGCTGATCCCAAGGACCTGCGCGCCCGCTACTATCTGGGCCGGGCCCGCATCGCCGAGGGCGACGTGGCCGGCGGTGTCGGCGACTGGCGCGCGCTGCTGAACAGCCTCGCCGCCGACGATCCGGCGCGCACGGCGCTGGGCCGCGAGATCGCCGAGGTCGAGGCCGCCGGCGGCCTGCCCGCGCCCGAGCCCGCCGCCGCCCAGAACCCGCAGGTGCAGGGCATGATCGCCGGCATGGTCGAGGGCCTGGCCGCGCGTCTGGCGCAGTCGCCCGACGATCCCGACGGCTGGGTGCGCCTGGTCCGCGCCTACGCCGTGCTGGGCGAGACCGCCAAGCGCGACGCCGCGCTGGCGACCGCCACCGCTCGCTTCAAGGATCAGCCCAAGGTGCTGGCGGCCCTGCGCCAGGCCGCTGACACGCCTCCGCAAAAGACCGCGCAATGA
- a CDS encoding cytochrome c-type biogenesis protein, translating to MRHMSSSPPQSLRDSSPAARGSIFKAFAVALCAIALMAGASEPSERLADPAQEAHARALFREVRCLVCQNESIDDSEAQLAADLRRIVREQVKAGRSDREIRAFLVERYGEFVLLKPPFSAGNAVLWLAPIGILLIGGVLMIGLLRRREPAQGELSQDEEERLKRLLEDD from the coding sequence ATGCGACATATGTCCAGCTCGCCCCCTCAGTCGCTCCGCGACAGCTCCCCCGCGGCGCGGGGGAGTATCTTCAAAGCGTTCGCCGTCGCCCTCTGCGCCATCGCCCTGATGGCCGGCGCGTCCGAGCCGTCCGAGCGTCTGGCCGATCCGGCGCAGGAGGCCCACGCGCGGGCCCTGTTCCGCGAGGTCCGCTGCCTGGTCTGTCAGAACGAGTCGATCGACGACTCCGAGGCCCAGCTGGCCGCCGACCTGCGGCGAATTGTCCGCGAGCAGGTCAAGGCGGGCCGCAGCGATCGCGAAATCCGCGCGTTCCTGGTCGAGCGCTATGGCGAGTTCGTGCTACTGAAGCCGCCGTTCTCGGCCGGCAACGCCGTGCTGTGGCTGGCTCCGATCGGGATCCTGCTGATCGGCGGCGTCCTGATGATCGGTCTCCTGCGTCGACGCGAACCGGCGCAGGGAGAGCTTTCGCAGGACGAGGAAGAGCGACTGAAGCGACTGCTTGAAGACGATTGA
- a CDS encoding ATP-binding protein, whose amino-acid sequence MLDLRRRSLVRRLILIAGIWTLLVVVIAGVFLTAQFRGAAIRRFDQSLAVLTDDLYAGSTVEAGQLKAPFLTDIRATRAYSGRYWVILDKSPDGAMKPIERSRSLFDSDLMLSSAQIDQLDAAPGKTQYFDMRGPQDKPLRAAAILTRLPGYPDPVVFLAAEDRSPIDDDADRFARITAFALLILGGGLILGMVVQVRFGLQPLFRLRREVASVRRGKTERVEGVYPEELSPLATELNALLAHNQEVVERQRTHVGNLAHALKTPISVMLTEASQQPGQLAEVVERQAQTMREQVDHHLRRARAAARSQTSGERTPVEPILDELAVTLERIFQDKAEGQGIEIDWRCPEDLAFQGEKQDLLELVGNVMENAGKWCRGRIRVDAAPSGEARMIVTVDDDGPGLPPEERAQALKRGQRLDENAPGSGLGLSIVDELARAYGGSVQLGESPMGGLRVALDLPRAET is encoded by the coding sequence TTGTTGGACCTGCGCCGCCGTTCGCTGGTCCGCCGCCTGATCCTGATCGCCGGGATCTGGACCCTGCTGGTCGTGGTGATCGCCGGGGTCTTCCTGACCGCCCAGTTCCGCGGCGCGGCCATCCGGCGCTTCGACCAGTCGCTGGCGGTGCTGACCGACGATCTCTACGCGGGCTCGACGGTCGAGGCGGGCCAGCTGAAAGCGCCGTTCCTGACCGACATCCGGGCCACGCGCGCCTATTCGGGCCGCTACTGGGTGATCCTGGACAAGTCGCCCGACGGGGCGATGAAGCCGATCGAGCGCTCGCGCTCGCTGTTCGACAGCGACCTGATGCTGTCCTCGGCCCAGATCGACCAGCTGGACGCCGCGCCGGGCAAGACCCAGTACTTCGACATGCGCGGGCCGCAGGACAAGCCGCTGCGCGCCGCCGCCATCCTGACCCGCCTGCCGGGCTATCCGGATCCCGTCGTGTTCCTGGCCGCCGAGGACCGCTCGCCGATCGACGACGACGCCGACCGCTTCGCCCGCATCACCGCCTTCGCCCTGCTGATCCTGGGCGGCGGCCTGATCCTGGGCATGGTCGTGCAGGTGCGCTTTGGCCTGCAGCCGCTGTTCCGCCTGCGCCGCGAGGTCGCCTCGGTGCGGCGCGGCAAGACCGAGCGGGTCGAGGGCGTCTATCCTGAAGAACTTTCGCCGCTGGCCACCGAGCTCAACGCTCTCCTGGCGCATAACCAGGAAGTGGTCGAGCGTCAGCGCACCCACGTCGGCAACCTGGCCCATGCGCTGAAGACGCCGATCTCGGTGATGCTGACCGAGGCGAGCCAGCAGCCGGGCCAGCTGGCCGAGGTGGTCGAGCGTCAGGCCCAGACCATGCGCGAGCAGGTCGACCATCACCTGCGCCGCGCCCGCGCCGCCGCGCGCTCGCAGACCAGCGGTGAGCGCACGCCGGTCGAGCCGATCCTGGACGAGCTGGCCGTGACGCTGGAACGCATCTTCCAGGACAAGGCCGAAGGGCAGGGGATCGAGATCGACTGGCGTTGCCCCGAGGATCTGGCCTTCCAGGGCGAGAAGCAGGACCTGCTCGAACTGGTGGGCAACGTCATGGAGAACGCCGGCAAGTGGTGCCGCGGCAGGATCCGCGTCGACGCCGCGCCATCGGGCGAGGCGCGGATGATCGTCACCGTCGATGACGACGGTCCCGGCCTCCCGCCCGAGGAGCGGGCCCAGGCCCTCAAGCGCGGTCAGCGGCTGGACGAGAACGCGCCGGGCTCGGGCCTTGGCCTCTCGATCGTCGACGAGCTGGCCCGCGCCTATGGCGGCTCGGTCCAGCTTGGTGAATCGCCGATGGGCGGGTTGCGCGTCGCCCTGGACCTGCCGCGCGCCGAAACCTGA
- the uczS gene encoding two-component system sensor histidine kinase UczS (involved in the response to the presence of uranium, zinc and copper) yields the protein MRLPRLLRTTPFRLTLLFLALFAAAASAFLGYIYVATAGEVNRRAQAEISREFESLEAAYRQGGVDALNQTIVERATGERPFLYFLADQTGKRISGSIEESPVSNFSGDGPEWASFKVTETDPDGAEVKAAARGVQQRLDHGEILFVGADVDASEAYVRKIVRALWGAGALVILLGLAGGVLISRNVSRSMQGLVDVVNDVRAGDLHARARVRGTRDEYDELAEGLNDMLDRIERLMGGLRHAGDAIAHDLRSPLTRLRARMEVALIDAENGKGDPVAALETALADADGVLKTFNAVLSIARLQAAGAAPDQRVFDASELAGDMAELYELSCEDKGLDFKAEITPALSIKGNREFLAQALANILDNAIKYTPEGGAIMLRARRTSSGELEFSVTDTGPGVPEADRARVVQRFVRLENSRSEPGAGLGLSLVQAVAASHGGRLELSEGPGEYNGTGPGLRVALLLPRVE from the coding sequence ATGCGTCTGCCGCGCCTCCTCCGCACCACGCCGTTCCGGCTGACCCTGCTGTTCCTGGCGCTGTTCGCTGCGGCGGCCAGCGCCTTCCTGGGTTACATCTACGTGGCCACGGCGGGCGAGGTGAACCGGCGCGCCCAGGCCGAGATCAGCCGCGAGTTCGAGAGCCTCGAGGCGGCCTACCGCCAGGGCGGCGTCGACGCGCTGAACCAGACCATCGTCGAACGCGCGACGGGCGAGCGGCCGTTCCTCTATTTCCTGGCCGACCAGACCGGCAAGCGCATCTCGGGCTCCATCGAGGAGTCGCCGGTCTCCAACTTCTCGGGGGACGGCCCCGAATGGGCCAGCTTCAAGGTCACCGAGACCGACCCGGACGGCGCCGAGGTCAAGGCCGCCGCCCGTGGCGTGCAGCAGCGGCTCGATCACGGCGAGATCCTGTTCGTCGGCGCCGACGTCGACGCTTCCGAGGCCTATGTCCGCAAGATCGTCCGGGCGCTGTGGGGCGCGGGGGCGCTGGTCATCCTGCTGGGCCTGGCGGGCGGGGTGCTGATCAGCCGCAACGTCAGCCGCTCGATGCAGGGCCTGGTCGACGTGGTCAACGACGTGCGGGCCGGCGACCTGCACGCGCGCGCCAGGGTGCGCGGCACCCGTGACGAATATGACGAGCTGGCCGAGGGCCTGAACGACATGCTCGACCGGATCGAGCGCCTGATGGGCGGCCTGCGCCACGCCGGTGACGCCATCGCCCACGACCTGCGCTCGCCCCTGACCCGCCTGCGGGCGCGGATGGAGGTCGCCCTGATCGACGCCGAGAACGGCAAGGGCGACCCGGTGGCGGCGCTCGAAACCGCCCTGGCCGACGCGGACGGCGTGCTGAAGACTTTCAACGCCGTGCTGTCCATCGCCCGCCTGCAGGCGGCGGGCGCCGCGCCGGACCAGCGCGTGTTCGACGCCTCGGAACTGGCCGGCGACATGGCCGAGCTCTACGAGCTGTCGTGCGAGGACAAGGGCCTCGACTTCAAGGCCGAGATCACGCCGGCCCTGTCGATCAAGGGCAATCGCGAGTTCCTGGCCCAGGCGCTGGCCAACATCCTCGACAACGCCATCAAGTACACGCCCGAGGGCGGGGCGATCATGCTTCGCGCGCGGCGCACCTCGTCGGGCGAACTGGAGTTCTCGGTCACCGACACCGGCCCTGGCGTGCCCGAGGCCGACCGCGCCCGCGTGGTCCAGCGCTTCGTTCGCCTGGAGAACAGCCGCAGCGAACCGGGGGCGGGGCTTGGCCTCTCCCTCGTTCAGGCCGTCGCGGCCTCGCACGGCGGCCGGCTGGAGCTGTCCGAGGGACCCGGCGAGTACAACGGCACCGGCCCCGGCCTTCGGGTGGCGCTGCTTCTGCCCCGCGTGGAGTAG
- the uczR gene encoding two-component system response regulator UczR (involved in the response to the presence of uranium, zinc and copper): protein MRILIIEDDLEAAGAMAHGLTEAGYEVEHAPDGEAGLGVAQKGGFDVLIVDRMMPKMDGVQVVETLRREGDQTPVLFLSALGEINDRVTGLRAGADDYLVKPYAFPELMARVEALSRRRETGAVATTLKVGELEMNLINRTVHRQGKEIDLQPREFQLLEFMMRHAGQSVTRTMLLEKVWEYHFDPQTNVIDVHISRLRSKIDKGFDRAMLQTVRGAGYRLDP from the coding sequence ATGCGTATTCTGATTATCGAAGACGACCTGGAAGCCGCCGGTGCCATGGCGCACGGCCTCACCGAAGCCGGCTATGAGGTCGAGCACGCGCCCGACGGCGAGGCCGGCCTGGGCGTCGCCCAGAAGGGCGGCTTCGATGTGCTGATCGTCGACCGGATGATGCCGAAGATGGACGGCGTGCAAGTGGTCGAGACGCTGCGCCGCGAGGGCGACCAGACGCCGGTGCTGTTCCTCTCGGCCCTGGGCGAAATCAACGACCGCGTCACCGGCCTGCGCGCCGGGGCCGACGACTATCTGGTCAAGCCCTACGCCTTCCCCGAGCTGATGGCCCGCGTCGAGGCCCTGTCGCGCCGTCGCGAGACGGGCGCCGTGGCCACGACCCTGAAGGTCGGCGAGCTCGAGATGAACCTGATCAACCGGACGGTCCACCGTCAGGGCAAGGAGATCGACCTGCAGCCGCGTGAATTCCAACTGCTGGAGTTCATGATGCGCCACGCCGGCCAATCGGTGACCCGCACGATGCTGCTGGAGAAGGTCTGGGAGTATCACTTCGACCCGCAAACCAACGTCATCGACGTTCACATCTCGCGCCTGCGCAGCAAGATCGACAAGGGTTTCGACCGAGCGATGCTGCAGACGGTGCGTGGCGCCGGCTACCGGCTGGATCCGTAG
- a CDS encoding heme lyase CcmF/NrfE family subunit — MITELGAFALVLALTLSVAQTGLSAVGGARRSVVLAGAGRGAAVAVFLAVAVAFACLIHAFVVSDFSVANVAANSHTAKPMLYKVAGAWGSHEGSMLLWCLVLTGYGAAMAFFGDSLPPRLRSYAIAIQGALGVLFLAYTVFASNPMERLLDAPIEGRSLNPLLQDPALAFHPPFLYAGYVGFSVVYSLSLAALIEGRIDAAWARWVRPWTLAAWSLLTVGITLGAFWAYYELGWGGWWFWDPVENASFMPWLIGAALLHSAIVTEKRGALPGWTAFLALAAFTFSMLGAFLVRSGVLTSVHAFAVDPTRGVLLLIMMGVAAGAGFLLFALRAPTLNPGGQFRTISRESAIVLNNILLSTATAVVLLGTLFPLIREALDGEAVSVGAPFFNLTFVPLMILAFAVLPAGPLLAWKRGDAGGVARKLWVVLAAAVVLGLIAYAVVQPRKALASGGLVVGFWLIGGALLELSERLKLFRAPAAESARRARGLPRGAWGTTLAHAGLGLFVLGASFETAWRVEAAQALSLNDSQPLGAYTLTLKKVGTVEGPNYLAERGVVDVVDKAGRVVCRATPERRFYPTGGQTTSEVSICPGLLDDIYVVMGERRAGEGGKPAWLIRAYVNPWVRLIFLAPLLMAIGGAVSLSDRRVRLGVGRRTQETVS; from the coding sequence ATGATCACCGAACTTGGCGCCTTCGCCCTCGTCCTGGCGCTGACGCTGTCGGTCGCCCAGACCGGCCTGTCGGCGGTCGGCGGCGCGCGGCGATCCGTGGTGCTGGCCGGCGCGGGACGCGGCGCGGCCGTCGCGGTGTTCCTGGCCGTGGCCGTCGCCTTCGCCTGCCTGATCCACGCCTTCGTGGTCTCGGACTTCTCGGTCGCCAACGTGGCGGCCAACTCGCACACCGCCAAGCCGATGCTCTACAAGGTGGCCGGCGCCTGGGGCAGCCACGAGGGCTCCATGCTGCTGTGGTGCCTGGTGCTGACCGGCTACGGCGCGGCCATGGCCTTCTTCGGCGACAGCCTGCCGCCGCGCCTCAGGTCCTACGCCATCGCCATCCAGGGCGCGCTGGGCGTGCTCTTCCTGGCCTACACCGTCTTCGCCTCGAACCCGATGGAGCGCCTGCTGGACGCGCCGATCGAGGGGCGGTCGCTGAACCCGTTGCTGCAGGACCCGGCGCTGGCCTTCCACCCGCCGTTCCTCTACGCCGGCTATGTCGGCTTCTCGGTGGTCTATTCGCTGTCGCTGGCGGCGCTGATCGAGGGCCGCATCGACGCGGCCTGGGCGCGCTGGGTGCGGCCCTGGACCCTGGCGGCCTGGAGCCTGCTGACCGTCGGCATCACCCTGGGCGCCTTCTGGGCCTATTACGAGCTGGGCTGGGGCGGCTGGTGGTTCTGGGACCCGGTCGAGAACGCCAGCTTCATGCCCTGGCTGATCGGCGCGGCCCTGCTGCACTCGGCCATCGTCACCGAGAAGCGCGGCGCCCTGCCGGGCTGGACGGCGTTCCTGGCCCTGGCGGCCTTCACCTTCTCGATGCTGGGCGCCTTCCTGGTGCGCTCGGGCGTGCTGACCAGCGTCCACGCCTTCGCCGTCGATCCGACGCGCGGCGTCTTGCTGCTGATCATGATGGGCGTGGCGGCCGGCGCGGGCTTCCTGCTGTTCGCCCTTCGCGCCCCGACCCTGAACCCCGGCGGCCAATTCCGCACGATCAGCCGCGAGAGCGCCATCGTGCTCAACAACATCCTGCTGTCGACGGCGACGGCGGTGGTGCTGCTGGGCACGCTGTTTCCGCTGATCCGCGAGGCCCTGGACGGCGAGGCCGTCTCGGTCGGCGCGCCGTTCTTCAACCTGACCTTCGTGCCGCTGATGATCCTGGCCTTCGCCGTGCTGCCGGCCGGGCCGCTGCTGGCCTGGAAGCGCGGCGACGCCGGCGGCGTGGCCCGCAAGCTGTGGGTCGTGCTGGCCGCCGCCGTCGTGCTGGGCCTGATCGCCTACGCGGTGGTCCAGCCGCGCAAGGCCCTGGCCAGCGGCGGTCTGGTCGTCGGCTTCTGGCTGATCGGCGGCGCGCTGCTGGAGCTGTCCGAGCGTCTGAAACTGTTCCGCGCCCCCGCCGCAGAGAGCGCCCGCCGCGCCCGCGGCCTGCCGCGCGGCGCCTGGGGCACGACCCTGGCCCACGCCGGCCTGGGGCTCTTCGTGCTGGGCGCCTCGTTCGAGACCGCCTGGCGCGTCGAGGCGGCGCAAGCCCTCAGCCTGAATGACAGCCAGCCGCTGGGCGCCTACACCCTGACCCTGAAGAAGGTCGGTACGGTCGAGGGGCCCAACTACCTGGCCGAGCGCGGCGTCGTGGACGTGGTCGACAAGGCCGGCCGCGTGGTCTGCCGCGCCACGCCCGAGCGCCGCTTCTATCCGACCGGCGGCCAGACCACCTCGGAGGTCTCGATCTGCCCTGGCCTGCTGGACGACATCTATGTCGTGATGGGCGAGCGTCGGGCGGGCGAGGGCGGCAAGCCGGCCTGGCTGATCCGCGCCTATGTGAACCCCTGGGTGCGGCTGATCTTCCTGGCGCCGCTCTTGATGGCCATCGGCGGCGCCGTCTCGCTGTCGGACCGCCGGGTGCGCCTGGGCGTCGGGCGTCGGACGCAGGAGACGGTGTCGTGA
- a CDS encoding Do family serine endopeptidase: MTARKSGFIVGAVAGAGVACAALAGVGMRMGTADAAEAQVVRTNVASAPAFAPPPGAPMSFADIFEKVSPAVVQINVTSKASPQPLRIPGFEGFDIVPRGKKAPGQGQGQDGDDGDTPATPKQQSAGSGFFISADGYIVTNNHVVADADDIQVVMKDGRELKATLVGRDEGTDLAVIKVVDPKSKNTEFPYVNFENQAKPRVGDWVITIGNPFGLGGTATAGIISAYGRNLGDTTSSFVNYIQIDAPINRGNSGGPSFDIYGRVIGVNSAIYSPSGGSVGIGFAIPADVAEDTAKQLIAGGKVVRGYIGVSIQDFNAEAAEAMGLKDVKGAIVAEVVAGGPAAKAGLLPDDILVGVNGVKVADRSELTREVAKARPGEIIKMSILRDGKPRIVDVRSGTRPSENALTANEDDQDQDNGGAPAPDKPATQRIEALGLTLAPIDAAARQTYKIDSEIKGLLITGVKGDSDAGEKGLAKGDVLANINGAPVTSAADVNAAVAAAKKVGRTGVLVKVIRGNRPVFVPLKIAP; encoded by the coding sequence ATGACCGCTAGGAAGTCGGGTTTCATTGTGGGCGCCGTGGCCGGCGCGGGCGTCGCCTGCGCGGCCCTGGCGGGCGTTGGGATGCGCATGGGAACGGCGGACGCCGCCGAGGCTCAGGTCGTCCGCACGAACGTCGCCAGCGCCCCGGCCTTCGCGCCGCCGCCTGGCGCGCCGATGTCGTTCGCCGACATCTTCGAAAAGGTCTCGCCCGCGGTCGTGCAGATCAACGTGACCTCGAAGGCCTCGCCGCAGCCGCTGCGGATCCCGGGCTTCGAGGGCTTCGATATCGTGCCGCGTGGCAAGAAGGCGCCCGGTCAGGGCCAAGGCCAGGACGGCGATGACGGCGACACGCCCGCCACGCCGAAGCAGCAATCGGCCGGTTCGGGCTTCTTCATCTCGGCTGACGGCTACATCGTCACCAACAACCACGTCGTGGCCGACGCCGACGACATCCAGGTGGTGATGAAGGACGGCCGCGAGCTGAAGGCCACCCTGGTGGGCCGCGACGAGGGTACGGACCTGGCGGTGATCAAGGTCGTCGATCCGAAGAGCAAGAACACCGAGTTCCCGTATGTGAACTTCGAGAACCAGGCCAAGCCGCGCGTCGGCGACTGGGTCATCACCATCGGCAACCCCTTCGGCCTGGGCGGCACCGCCACGGCCGGCATCATCTCGGCCTATGGCCGGAACCTGGGCGACACGACCTCGTCGTTCGTCAACTACATCCAGATCGACGCGCCCATCAATCGGGGCAACTCGGGTGGTCCCAGCTTCGACATCTACGGCCGGGTGATCGGCGTCAACAGCGCCATCTATTCGCCGTCGGGCGGCTCGGTCGGCATCGGCTTCGCCATTCCCGCCGACGTCGCGGAGGACACCGCCAAGCAGCTGATCGCCGGCGGCAAGGTGGTGCGCGGCTACATCGGCGTCAGCATCCAGGACTTCAACGCCGAGGCCGCGGAAGCGATGGGCCTGAAGGACGTCAAGGGCGCCATCGTCGCCGAGGTCGTCGCCGGCGGGCCCGCCGCCAAGGCCGGCCTGCTGCCCGACGACATCTTGGTGGGCGTCAACGGCGTGAAGGTCGCCGACCGTTCGGAACTGACTCGTGAGGTCGCCAAGGCGCGTCCTGGCGAGATCATCAAGATGTCGATCCTGCGCGACGGCAAGCCGCGCATCGTCGATGTCCGTTCGGGCACGCGTCCGTCGGAGAACGCCCTAACCGCCAACGAAGACGATCAGGATCAGGACAACGGCGGCGCGCCCGCGCCGGACAAGCCCGCCACCCAGCGGATCGAGGCCCTGGGCCTGACCCTGGCCCCGATCGACGCGGCCGCGCGTCAGACCTACAAGATCGACAGCGAGATCAAGGGTCTGCTGATCACCGGCGTGAAGGGCGACAGCGACGCGGGCGAGAAGGGCCTGGCCAAGGGCGACGTGCTGGCCAACATCAACGGCGCGCCGGTGACGAGCGCCGCTGACGTCAACGCCGCCGTCGCGGCCGCCAAGAAGGTCGGCCGCACGGGCGTCCTGGTTAAGGTGATCCGTGGGAACCGTCCGGTCTTCGTGCCGCTGAAGATCGCGCCGTAA
- a CDS encoding response regulator transcription factor: MRILLVEDDPDLTRQLKLALADAGYAVDHAPDGEEAQFLGETEPYDAVILDLGLPKVDGVSVLERWRRGNIATPVLILTARGAWSDKVAGFDAGADDYLAKPFHTEELLARLRALLRRSAGHAAPSLSCGALRLDPRAARASVNGEPLRLTSLEYRLLHYMMMHQGRVIGRTELVEHLYDQDFDRDSNTIEVFIGRLRKKLGAERIETVRGLGYRLAPLPGEDAA; this comes from the coding sequence ATGCGCATCCTGCTCGTCGAAGACGATCCCGATCTGACGCGCCAGCTGAAGCTGGCCCTGGCCGACGCCGGCTACGCGGTCGACCACGCGCCCGATGGCGAGGAAGCCCAGTTCCTGGGCGAAACCGAGCCGTATGACGCGGTGATCCTCGATCTTGGCCTGCCCAAGGTGGACGGCGTCTCGGTGCTGGAGCGCTGGCGGCGGGGCAATATCGCCACGCCGGTCCTGATCCTGACCGCGCGCGGCGCCTGGAGCGACAAGGTCGCCGGCTTCGACGCGGGCGCCGACGACTATCTGGCCAAGCCCTTCCACACCGAAGAGCTGCTGGCGCGCCTGCGGGCCCTGCTGCGCCGCTCGGCCGGCCACGCCGCCCCGTCGCTGTCCTGCGGCGCCTTGCGCCTGGACCCGCGCGCCGCCCGCGCCAGCGTCAATGGCGAGCCGCTGCGCCTGACCTCGCTGGAATACCGCCTGCTGCACTACATGATGATGCACCAGGGGCGGGTGATCGGCCGCACCGAGCTGGTCGAGCACCTGTACGACCAGGACTTCGACCGCGACAGCAACACCATCGAGGTGTTCATCGGCCGCCTGCGCAAGAAGCTGGGCGCCGAGCGGATCGAGACCGTCCGGGGCCTGGGCTATCGCCTCGCGCCGCTGCCGGGCGAAGACGCGGCCTAA